In Desulfosoma sp., the genomic stretch AGTCCTTGCTGCGAAATCCGTTGGAAATCCTCGCTGAAAAAACGAAAGAAACCGCCGACGTGGTTGGTGAACCGGCCGAAAAAGATGCTTTAGGGCCTTTTCAAAACGAGCCCCCGTGGGACTGGACACAGGAGGAGGTGCGTCGGGATTTTCAAAAGGCTTTGGCCAAGGTGCGCAAAAGCTTTCCGGTCAAAGTTCCCCTGATTGTGGCAGGATCCAAAATCACAAGTGGGGACGTGTTTTCTTCCACCAATCCCAACGACACAAGGGAGGTGGTGGGCGTGGTGGTTTCAGCGGGCCGCCGTGAGGCGGAGGAGGCGGTTCGTGCGGCCAAGGAAGCTTTTTCGGCCTGGCGTGACACGGCACCTTCAGAGCGAGCGGCCACCCTGTTCAAAGCCGCGCAGATCGCTCGATCCCAGCGGTTCGAACTGGCGGCGCTTCAGGTTTTTGAAGTGGGAAAGAGTTGGAAGGAAGCGGACGCGGATGTGTGCGAAGCCATCGATTTTTTGGAGTACTACGGCCGTGAAATGATCCGTCTGGGAACGCCTCGACGCATGGGCCGTGTCCCGGGAGAGATCAGCCATCTTTTTTATGAACCGCGAGGGGTGACGGCGGTCATTGCTCCGTGGAACTTTCCTCTCGCCATTTCCACAGGCATGACGTCGGCTGCTTTGGTGACAGGAAACACAGTGGTCTATAAACCCGCATCTCAGTCTCCTGTGATCGGTTGGCGCATGGTAAGGCTTTTTGAAGAGGCGGGTTTGCCGGCGGGAGTTTTGAATTTTGTTCCAGGGCCCGGATCCGTTGTAGGCGAAGTCTTGGTGAACCATCCGGATGTGGCCATGATTGCCTTTACGGGCAGTAAAGAGGTGGGCTTAAATATCCTTCGACAGGCCTATGAAACTCCCCCTTCCGCCCGGATGATCAAGAATGTGGTTGCGGAACTGGGAGGCAAGAACGCCATTATCATCGATGCCGACGCCGATTTGGATGAAGCCGTCGTCCACGTGCTGCATTCGGCTTTTGGATATCAGGGCCAAAAATGTTCAGCCTGTTCGCGCCTCATTGTTCTGGAAGAAAACTATGACAAATTCATCACGCGGCTCAAGGCGGCTGCGGAAAGTTTGGAACTAGGCCCGGTGGAAGACCCTAAGAACATGATGGGGGCTGTGATTGACGCCGGAGCCAAAAAGAAGATTTCGGAATATATTCAAATCGGCAAAACCGAAGGGCAAGTGTTGGTGGAACGGCCCTTTGGGGATGATCACGGCCATTATGTTCCGTTGATGATTTTTACGGACATTCTTCCCCACCATCGCTTGGCCCAGGAAGAAATCTTTGGTCCCGTGCTGAGTGTGATCAAGGTGCATTCTTTCGATGAGGCTCTGCATGTGGCCAACGGAACCAGCTATGCCTTGACGGGCGCCGTTTTCAGTCGCAGCCCGGAAAACATAGAAAAAGCCAAGAAATCTTTTCGGGTCGGCAACTTGTACATCAATCGAGGGTGTACCGGAGCTATCGTGGGTCGGCATCCTTTCGGCGGATTCAAAATGTCCGGAATCGGATCCAAGGCCGGCGGGCCCGATTATCTGCTTCAGTTCATGATTCCAAGGAATGTGGTGGAAAACACCTTGAGGCGTGGATTTGCACCCTCGGAGTGACGTTCCGATTTAATGCCACCACAAAATGATGGCACCGATCAGCATGCCCAGGACCATGCCGAGGACGAGTTGCAGCCAGGGCAGGGTTCTCCGGGACCGAGCCTCGGGAGATTCCCAGTGCACCCCCATACCTTTTCGGGTTCGCTCCATGGCATCCCATTGCAGATGCACCAGGGTCGCTCCCCATGAACCCATGTCCGGGGGAGCATCCTGATAGCCCACGACGCTACGGTGTTGGTCGAGAAGGGAGCGAACCCGCTGTCGTAAAACCCCCCTTCCCTTTCCATGAATGATCAAAACCCGGGAAAACCCGTGAGCTTGAGCTTCCGCGAGAAAATCATCCAGGAGAGGCTTCAGTTCTCGAGGATCATAGGTATGCAGATCCAACCTGGGTTCGACCGGCATTACAAGAGCATTCTTTGAAAGGAATTTTGTCTGCGATGCCGTCATAAAACACCTTGCCTTCGGTATAGATCTCTAAACATCGAGAAACCACCCTCTTGACTCCTACGATGAAGACGGCAACCCTCCCGGGCTTGTCATGGGCTCCGCAGCGTCTTATAAAGCTTGGCGTGGGTCAATCCAAGCCCTGGAGAATCACCTGCTTTGCCTTGCCGAAACAAGGAAGGAGGACACCTTACATGAGCCCCTCGATTCGCGTGACGTTTCAGCCGGAAAACAAAACCGTTTCCGCCGACCCCGGAGACACTTTGCTGGATGTGGCCGGGCTTGCGGGCA encodes the following:
- a CDS encoding Smr/MutS family protein, which codes for MPVEPRLDLHTYDPRELKPLLDDFLAEAQAHGFSRVLIIHGKGRGVLRQRVRSLLDQHRSVVGYQDAPPDMGSWGATLVHLQWDAMERTRKGMGVHWESPEARSRRTLPWLQLVLGMVLGMLIGAIILWWH
- the pruA gene encoding L-glutamate gamma-semialdehyde dehydrogenase encodes the protein MNSDLERRIRQTGLWLYQLIEDETPSIFKKDYWTGKVIDWCMQNEAFKVEMFRFIDVFPYLTRPESVAKHLQEYFCRPDQCFPVALQWGLRQLSPTSFAAKMVAKSMAKNIESMGAQFIAGATPQEALETLENLRNQGMAFTVDLLGEAVVSRAEEEMYLQRYLELLDFLGEACTRWPPLGGGSGNLDWGHAPKVNISLKPSALYSQMHPVAFDYSVDRAKERLRPVFRKAMSSGAFVCLDMEHTALKNMTLELYRSLMEEPEFRDYPHTGLVIQSYLRDSEKDLRSIIEWAKKRGRRCTVRLVKGAYWDAEVVWARQNQWPVPVFTRKHETDANFEKLAGILLQNHAFVSCACASHNIRSLAYVLELSKELKVPSDRLEYQILYGMAEPVRTALKKAGLPLRLYTPIGEIIPGMAYLVRRLLENTSNESFLRLSFSEGVSRESLLRNPLEILAEKTKETADVVGEPAEKDALGPFQNEPPWDWTQEEVRRDFQKALAKVRKSFPVKVPLIVAGSKITSGDVFSSTNPNDTREVVGVVVSAGRREAEEAVRAAKEAFSAWRDTAPSERAATLFKAAQIARSQRFELAALQVFEVGKSWKEADADVCEAIDFLEYYGREMIRLGTPRRMGRVPGEISHLFYEPRGVTAVIAPWNFPLAISTGMTSAALVTGNTVVYKPASQSPVIGWRMVRLFEEAGLPAGVLNFVPGPGSVVGEVLVNHPDVAMIAFTGSKEVGLNILRQAYETPPSARMIKNVVAELGGKNAIIIDADADLDEAVVHVLHSAFGYQGQKCSACSRLIVLEENYDKFITRLKAAAESLELGPVEDPKNMMGAVIDAGAKKKISEYIQIGKTEGQVLVERPFGDDHGHYVPLMIFTDILPHHRLAQEEIFGPVLSVIKVHSFDEALHVANGTSYALTGAVFSRSPENIEKAKKSFRVGNLYINRGCTGAIVGRHPFGGFKMSGIGSKAGGPDYLLQFMIPRNVVENTLRRGFAPSE